CGCGCAGATTGGTGACGAAGCGCTGCACTTCGTCTTGCAGGCTGGAGGCCTGCGAAGCGAGGGAGTTGGAAAGCGACATCATCTGGGTAGAGGCGGCGCCGGTCATCTCCGCGGCACGGCCGACGCCGGCGATGTTGTCATTGACGCCGCCCGTGCTCTGGGCCGCGTGCTGAGTGTTGACCGCGATCTCGCGGGTGGCGGCGCCCTGCTCCTCGATCGCCGAGGAGATGGCCGACGTGGCCTCGCGGATGTCGGTGATGATGGTCACGATCTTTTCGATCGAGCCGACGGTGCGCTGGGTAACACTCTGGATTTCGTTGATCTTGCCGCCGATCACCTCGGTCGCCTTGGCCGTCTGGGCGGCGAGTTCCTTCACCTCGGAGGCGACCACGGCGAAGCCCTTGCCCATATCGCCGGCGCGAGCCGCTTCGATGGTGGCGTTCAGCGCGAGCAGATTGGTCTGGCTGGCGATGCTGGTGATGAGCTCCACCACTTCCCCGATCTGAGCGGCGGCGCGCGAGAGCTCGCGGATGTCGCTATGGGTCTGGGCGGTGGCCTCCGATGCCTGTCGGGCAATCCCGGCGGCATGGTCGATCTGGATGCCGATTTCCTGCACCGAGGCGTTCATCTCCTCCGTGGAGGCCGCGACCGTCTGCACATTGGTGGAGGCGGAACCGGCGGCTTGAGACACCGCCTGCGCCTGCCGCGTCGTCTCCTCGGCCGAGTTGGAGAGGCCGCGCGCGGCTTCCGACACTTCCCTGGAGGAGGAGCTGAAGGCGGTGGCGAGCGAGCCCATCTTGGCTTCAAAATCGCTGGCGATAGCCTCGCGCTCGGCCTTCAGGCGCTGGGCATTGCGCTCTTCCTGCCCGGCGGATTGCTGGCGCACCTCTTCGGCCTTCACCAGCGCCCGGCGGAAGATTTCCAGAGCCTTGGCAATCTGGCCCACCTCGTCCTTGCGGTCGGCATCAGGCACCGTCACCGCGAGATCATCCCGCCGCAGAGCATCCATCACCGCAATCTGGCGGGCGATCGGACGAGCGATGGCGTAACGCGAAACCAGGAAGGAGATGACGAGAAGCACCAGGACGACGGACCCCATCCCGATCAGCAGCAGCTGGATGTTGGCGGCGATGCTGGCGTCGAGTTCACGGGCGGCCGCCTTGTTGGCCGCGACGGCCTCGTCGATCAGCTTGGCGTTGGCGGCGACGACCGCGTTCAGCGCTGGCTCGCAGTCGTCCACCATCATCTGCCCGGCTTTGACGATGCTTGCGTCGTCCAGCGATACCCGGGCCAACTGAAACATCGCGTCGCAATGCGTCTTGAGCGCGGTCGCGGTGCGCTGCCGGATATCGTTGATCGGTTCTTCCAGGTGCGGCAGGAGAGCGATGGCGTCCGTGGCCCGCGTGTCAATCAGCTGGGTGATCTGCGTGATTTCGGCATCGGCCGTCTTCACCGCGCTCTCGGAGACGGCCACAGCCAGCTTATAGGCGGCGCGCTCGAGATCGACGAGCTGGCGGCTGAGGCGCGCGAGCTGGATGAACCCGGCATCCTCCTGCATCGTGCGATCAAGGGCGCTGCGCAGGTCGCCCATCAGCCGGGCGGAGAACAAGCTTCCGCCCATCGCGCAGAGGCCGAGAAACAAAACAAGTGAGCTGATTTTCAGCATCACGGGCAGGTTCTTGAAAGACATGATCTCGTTCCTGACGCCCTTCGAGGCGCCGCGACCCCATTAGACAGGTCCATCACTTCCAGTTCTCTCTCGATTAATCCGTAATAATTCGTAGGTAACTAAAAGAAGAATCCATTCTGAGTTGTATTGGAGTCTATTGATTATCAAAGTGGGGGCGTGATCAACCGGCCGACAGCGATCCGGCCCGCTCACGTCCCGCTGAGGCGGGCGCAATAGGGGTTCGGCGTGGCTGCAATCGCGCACCGCTCGGCGCTCTGGTGCAAGCCTTGTGCTTGGGTGTATAAGGCCCGCCTTTCCCGCAGGGGTAACGTGCAGCGCGACCCTGCGGACGTGATATCGAGGAGGCTGACATGTCTGATCGCTGGACGCCGGATAGCTGGAGGGCCAAGCCCATTCAGCAGGTGCCTGAGTATCCGGACGCCACGGTTCTGGCGTCGGTGGAGCGTCAGCTTGCCTCGTTTCCCCCGCTGGTTTTTGCCGGTGAGGCGCGCCGCCTGAAGCGCGAGCTGGCCAAGGTCGCCAAGGGCGAGGCCTTCCTCCTGCAGGGAGGTGACTGCGCTGAGAGCTTCGCCGAGCACTCGGCCGACAACATCCGCGATTTCTTCCGCGTCTTCCTGCAGATGGCGGTGGTGCTGACCTATGCCGGCGCCTCGCCCGTGGTGAAGGTCGGCCGCATCGCCGGCCAGTTCGCCAAGCCGCGCTCCACGCCAATGGAGACGGTGAATGGGGTCGAACTGCCGTCCTACCGGGGCGACATCGTCAACGACATCGAGTTCACGCCGGAAGGGCGCGTGCCCGATCCGCGCCGCCAGCTCGAGGCGTACCGCCAGTCGGCGGCGACGCTGAACCTGCTGCGCGCCTTCGCCAATGGCGGCTATGCCAGCCTTGGCAACGCGCATCAGTGGATGCTCGGCTTCATCAAGGATAGCCCGCAGTCCGGCCGCTACCAGGCGCTCGCCGATCGCATCACCGAGGCGCTCGACTTCATGCGCGCCATCGGCATCGACCCGGAAACCCACCCGGAGATGCGCTCGACCGATTTCTTCACCAGCCACGAGGCGCTGCTGCTCGGCTATGAGCAGGCGCTGACGCGGGTGGATTCGACCACGGGCGACTGGTACGCGACCTCCGGCCACATGATCTGGATCGGCGACCGCACCCGCCAGGCCGACCATGCGCATCTCGAATATGCCCGTGGCGTGAAGAACCCGGTGGGCCTGAAGTGCGGCCCCTCGCTGAAGCCGGACGACATGCTGCGCCTCATCGACATGCTGAACCCGCAGAACGAGGCGGGCCGGCTGACGCTGATCGCCCGCTTCGGCGCCGACAAGGTGGGCGACCACCTGCCAGCCCTGGTGCGTGCGGTCGAGCGCGAGGGCCGCACCGTCGTGTGGTCGTGCGACCCCATGCACGGCAACACGATCAAGGCCGGCTCGGGCTACAAGACCCGCCCGTTCGACCAGATCCTCAAGGAGGTGAAGGACTTCTTCGCCGTCCATGCGGCCGAGGGCACCTATGCCGGCGGCGTGCATCTGGAAATGACTGGCAAGAACGTCACCGAGTGCACCGGTGGCGCGCGGGCGATCTCGGATGCGGACCTCAAGGACCGCTACCACACCTATTGCGACCCGCGGCTCAATGCCGAGCAGGCCATCGAGATGGCCTTCCTCGTCGCCGAGCTGCTGAAGCAGGAACGCGCCGGCCGGGTTCGCCCGGTGACCGAAGCGGCTGAATGATACCGCCGGCCCGGAGCCTTGGGTTCCGGGCCGGTCTTCTCTTGCGCGCCGGTGGCACCGGCCGGGACTGACCGGCCGCACCGCGCGTCCTGACGATTGCCGGGCTTTCCGCGGAACGCTACATCAGGTCCATGTCGTCAGAACCCGCCGATCAGCTTCTCATCGCCCTTGCCCAGCTCAACCCGACGGTCGGTGACGTCGCCGGCAACCTCGCCATGGCGCGCGAGGCGCGGGCCCGCGCCGCCGAGCAGGGCGCCGATCTCCTCGTCCTCACCGAGCTGTTCATCGCCGGCTACCCGCCGGAAGATCTCGTGCTCAAGCCCGCCTTCCAGGCGGCGTGCCGCACGGCGGTGGAGCAGCTGGCGAGCGATACGTCGGATGGCGGCCCGGCCGTGCTGATCGGCGCGCCCTGGCTCGATGCCGGCAAGCTCTACAACGCCGTGCTGCTGCTGGAGGAAGGGCGCATCGCCGCCATTCGCTACAAGGTCGATCTGCCCAATTATGGCCCGTTCGACGAGAAGCGCGTCTTCGTCCCGGGCCCGATGCCCGGCCCGATCGCCTTCAAGGGCGTGCGGATCGGCGTGCCGGTCTGCGAGGATATCTGGTCGCAGGACGTCATCGAATGCCTCGCCGAGACCGGTGCGGAGCTGCTGCTGATTCCCAACGGGTCGCCGTATCGTCGTACCGTCTATGACGAGCGGATGAACGTCGCCGTCGCTCGCGTGGTCGAGAGCGGGCTGCCGCTCGCCTATGTGAACCAGATTGGCGGGCAGGACGAACTGGTGTTCGACGGCGGCTCCTTCGTGCTCAACGCCGACCGCTCGCTGGCCATCCAGCTTCCAAACTTCCAGGAGCGCATCCGCATCACCCGCTGGGAGCGCTGGGCCGATGGCTGGCGCTGCGAGGAGGGCGCGCGCGCGCCGCTGCTGACGGGCGACGAGGCGGACTATGCCGCCTGCGTCATCGGGCTGCGCGATTATGTCGAGAAGAACCGCTTCCCCGGCGTGGTGCTCGGCCTCTCCGGCGGCATCGATTCCGCCATCTGCGCCGCCATGGCGGTGGACGCCCTGGGCGCGGAGCGCGTGCATTGCGTGATGCTGCCCTACCGTTACACCTCCAATGAATCGCTCTCCGACGCGGCGGCGGTCGCCGAGGCGTTGGGCGTGCGCTACGACATCGTGCCGATCGCCGACGGTGTCGAGGCGCTGGAGGGCACGCTGGCGCCGATGTTCGCCGGGCGGGCGCGCGACGTGACGGAGGAGAACCTCCAGTCCCGCGTGCGCGGCACGCTGCTGATGTCGATCTCCAACAAGTTCGGCGCCATGGTCGTGACCACCGGCAACAAGTCGGAAATGTCCACCGGCTACGCCACGCTCTATGGCGACATGAATGGCGGCTACAACCCGATCAAGGACTTGTACAAGTCGCAGGTCTTCCGCCTGTGCCGCCTGCGCAATGGCTGGAAGCCGGCGCACGCTCTGGGCCCGGACGGACCGGTGATGCCGGAGAACATCATCACCAAGCCGCCGACGGCCGAGCTGCGCGAGAACCAGAAGGACGAGGACAGCCTGCCGCCTTACGAGGTGCTGGACGCTATCCTCGAACGCTTGGTGGAACGCGAGTTGCCGGTCGCCGAGATCGTCGCGCAGGGCTATGACGCGGCGCTGGTGGCACGCGTCGAGCGGATGCTGAACATCGCCGAATATAAGCGCCGTCAGGCCGCGCCGGGGGTGAAGGTCACGACCCGCAATTTCGGCCGCGACCGGCGCTACCCGATCACCAACCGCTTCCGCGAGACGGCGTAGGCGTCATGACACCTCCGGTCCTCCGCTTCGCCCCGTCCCCGACGGGGCTGCTGCATGTCGGCAATGCCCGCACCGCGCTCTACAACGCGCTCTTTGCCCGGCGCGAGGGCGGGACGTTCATCCTTCGGTATGATGACACCGATACGGCGCGCTCCACCGAGGCCTTTGCGGAGGCCATTGCCCGCGACATGGCATGGCTCGGGCTGGTGCCTGATCGGGTCGAGTACCAGTCGCGCCGGCTCGACCGCTACGATGCCGCCATCGAGCGCCTGAAGGCGGCGGGGCGGCTCTATCCGGCCTATGAGACGGAGGAGGAACTGGAGACCCGCCGCCTCTCCCGTCGCCGCCGGGGCCTGCCGCCAACCTATGACCGGGCGGCGCTCAAGCTCTCGCAGGAGGACCGCGCGCGGCTGGAGGCTGAGGGACGGCGCCCGCATTGGCGCTTCCGGCTCGACGGGCGCAAGGTCGTCTGGACCGATCTCGTGCGCGGCGAGCAGGCGGTGGACACCGCGACGCTCTCCGACCCCGTGCTGGTGCGCGCCGATGGCAGCTATCTCTACACGCTGACCTCGGTGGTGGATGACATCGAGATGGGCGTGACCCATGTCGTGCGCGGCGAGGACCATGTCACCAATACCGGCGTGCAGATCGAGATCATCGAGGCACTCGCCGGCAACGTTCCGGTGTTCGGGCACCATAATCTGCTGACCCTGCCGAGCGGGGAGGGGTTGTCGAAGCGCCTCGGTCATCTCTCGCTGACCGCGCTGCGCGAGGAAGGGCAGGAGGCGCTGGCCGTCGCCGCGCTCGCCATGCTCACCGGCACCTCGCTCGCCGTCGAGGCGGTGGCCGATCTCGATGCGCTGGCTGAACGCCTTGATTTTGCAAAGATTTCCCGCGCGCCGGCGCGCTTTGATCCGGCGGATCTCGACACGCTGACCGCCCAGACCCTGCACGCCCTGCCTTACGCGGCGGTGACGGACCGGCTGGCGGCGCTTGGTGTCGGCGGCGGCGAAGCCTTCTGGCTCGCGGTACGCGGCAATCTCGCGCGTCTGGCCGATGCCGCCGGTTGGTGGCGGGTGGTCGAGGGGCCGCTCGCGCCGGTGATCGCGCCGGAGGATGCTGAATTTCTCGCGCAGGCGGCCGAGCTGCTGCCGCCGGAACCCTGGGACGAGGGCGTCTATGCCGCCTTCCTCGCGGTGATGAAGCCCGCCAGCGGGCGCGCCGGCAAGGCGCTGTTCCACCCCCTGCGCCTCGCGCTCACCGGGGCGTCCAGCGGCCCGGAACTCAAGGCGTTGCTGCCGTTGATCGGCCGCGCGCGGGCCGAGGCGCGGCTCAAGGGCGAGACGGCCTGAGGCTGGTCCTCAGTCGCATCACAACGTCATGGCCGGGCTTGGCCCGGCCATCCACGACTTCTGTTCCGCCGGATGTAGCGGCATCAAATTACCTTTAAAGGTAATTACGGCTTCTTCGCCGGGGCGGCCGGCGTTGCCGGGCGGGGCTGGGCCATTTCGCGCGAGGCGTCCTCGGTGACGACGATGTCGCCCTTGCGCAGGGTCGGGTCGTCTTCCTGGCTCAGCGCCTGCGCCCAGCTCATGCCGGCAGGGCGGCAGGAGCAGGCGGCGACGAATTGTTTCTTGTAAAGCAAGGCGTTAGGCAGCGACATATAGGGCTGCCCATTGGTGCCGACCGCCTGCTCGATGTCCTCGCCCGGATTGCGATAGGCAAAGAGGCGGGCTTCCGTGCCCGGGCACTGGCGCTGGCACTGCGCCTCGTCCGAGCCGAATTTCGCAGGGGTGGCGGCGAAGGAGACCGGGAAGAAGAAGCCGTCGCAGGTGCGCACGCAGACCGTGCGGTAAGTTGACACCTTCGGCATTTCCAGCGGCTGCACGTCGAGCGGGCCGGCTTCCTCGTCGAGATTGCGCGGCACGCCGAAAAGCTGCTCGAACAGGTTGCGCGGGGCGCGGCGCTGCTGCGGGGCGTTGCCATAGCCGCCCTGCGGCTGGCCGAGCGCGGCCTGGTACTGCGCGCCGCAATTATTCTGCGCGAGGGCGTAGACGAGCTGGCGGCGCTGCTCGTCCGTGCCGCCCTGATCGCCGCGCTGCTGCATCATGGTACGGTCGAGCTGGGTGCGGGTCTGGGCGATCCTGCGGTTCAGCGCGTCGCATTGCGGGGGCAGCTGCGGCTGGAAAATGAGGAAGCCGCGCTTGTCGCAACCGAGCTGGCGGCCCTGCGCGGTGAGATCGGCAAGTCCTTGCTGGAGCTGGGCAATCTGCGCGCCGACATCGGGCTGTCCGGTGCTGCCGCCACGGTCGAGCGCGGCGAGCTGGCCCTCCAGGCGGATACACACCGAGCGGTCGCCGGGCGGCGCGCCGCCACCCACCGCGCCGGGCGGCAGATCCTGCGCGAGGGCGCTGCCGGCGAGGACCGTCAGGGCGGCCATGGGGCCGAGCACGGCCGAGAGCACGGCGCGCGGGCGGGGGAATCGCAGCATCATCAGCTAGGTCGTTTCACTTTTGGCTTGCGGCTGTGTGCCGGAATCGGGCGCGAAGGGCAATGAGCATGGCGAGCTTGTCGAAATTTTGAAGCACCGGCGGCCTGGTAGCCCTCCCGGCTTTACCGGGGCGCCGGGCACACCATATGAGCGGTGACATTGTGCCGGAGTGGAACGTCCATGAAGCCTTTCGCCGCCATCCTCCTCGCCGCCGCCCTCGGGCTCGGCCTCGCCGCCCCCGCCATGGCGCAGGAACCGGACCTTATCTTCAAGAAATCAACGGTTTGGAAGTTCCTCACGCCCGACGACAAACTCGCCACCTATGGCATTGACGACCCCGTCGTGGAGGGGGTGGCGTGCCATTATACCGTTCCGGAGAAGGGCGGGGTGAAGGGCATGGTGGGGATCGCCGAGGAGGTGTCGGATATTTCCATTGCCTGCCGGCAGATCGGTCCCATCGCCTTCAAGGGCAAGTTCGACCAGGGCGACGTGGTCTACCGCGAGAGCCGCTCGCTGATCTTCAAGAAGATGCAGATCGTGCGCGGCTGCGACGTCAAGCGTAACGTGCTGGTTTATCTCGTCTATTCCGACAAGCTGATCGACGGCAGCCCGAAGAACTCGACCTCCACCGTGCCGATCATGCCGTGGGGCGCGACCAATGAGGCGCCCAAATGCGCGGACTTCGTGAAATGAAAAAGCCGGCCTGTCAGGGCCGGCTTGAAGGCCGCGTCAGGCGTGGCCAGTCAGTGCAGTGAGGTGGACGATCAGGCCAGTGAGGTGGACAGTCAGGCCGATGAGGCCGACCTCACGGCCGGTCAGATCACCTCACTTGGTGCAGGTGCTCACTTGGTGCAGGTGCTCACTTGGTGCAGGTGCTCACTTGGTGCAGGTGCTCACTTGGTGCAGGTGATCGCCACCGTCTCGGCGCAGCCGGCGCCGTAACAGGCGGTACGCACCGGGCCGGTGGTCACGGCGCTCACCGTGGCATCCGACTTCACCTTGCCGAAGCTGGTGGCGCGCTCGAAATCGTGCACCCGGCACCAGGCGTCGGCCATGGCCTGCCCGCAGCTGGCGCCCGAGGCGACGCAGTTGTCGATGCCGTAGCCGTCCGAACTGTCGACGATGAAGATCTCGCGCACCGGCTCGGCGGCGAGGGCGAGGCCAGGCGCGAGGGTGAGGGCGGCGGCGAGGAGAGCGGAACGCAGGCGCGGGGAGACGGCGGAGGACATGGTCTGGGTCTGCTGCTGATGACAGGCGTTGCGGGGCACGAGCCGGGTGGCTCGGCTTACAGAACTCAACTTTGGCGAAAAGGTTTGAAGCGAGCCTTAATGTTTTCTCTTTCCGGCGCCGCGTGTCCCGCGTGCCGCACTCACCCCCCGGTGCAGAGGCGGGGGAGATAGACCCGCCGGCACGGGGGCGTCAACCGTGTTGCTGAAGATGATGCCGCAGCGGCAGCGGCGATGCTTATCCATCCGCACGCGGCTTGCGCGGGGCTTGCGTGGGTCGTGCGATCCCGCCCGGCGGCCCGCTTTCGCGCCTGCCGCCTTGACGGCCAGAGGGCTTTCCCATCTGCCGCCTTGACGGCGGCGGGCAAACCCGCGACAGACGCGGCACGCCGCGCGGCTTTGCGCGGAAGACCGCCCACGCCGCGCTCCTGAAGCGCGCGCGACGACCCCGGAAGGCTGCAGAAATGACCGACGCAAAGGCCGCGCTGCCCGAGCTGAAACTCTACAACACGCTCACCCGCGCCAAGGAGGCCTTCGCGCCCCTGGATCCGTCGCTGGTGCGCATGTATGTCTGCGGCCCCACCGTTTATGACTACGCGCATATCGGCAATGCGCGGCCGGTCATCGTCTTCGACCTGCTCTACCGCGTGCTGCGCCATCTCTATGGCGCGGACCATGTGAAATATGTCCGCAACATCACCGACGTGGACGACAAGATCAACGCGCGGGCGGCCACTGAGTATCCCGGCCTCGACCTCAACGCCGCCATCGGCAAGGTGACCTTCGCCACCGAGGCGCAGTTCCACGACGATCTCGAAGCGCTGGGCGTGCTGCACCCGGATGTGGAGCCGCGCGCCACCGAGCACATCGCCGAGATGCGCACGCTGATCGAGCGCCTCGTCGCCTCCGGCCATGCCTATGTGGCCGAGGACCATGTGCTGTTCTCCGTGCCCTCCATGCCGGATTATGGCCAGCTCTCCCGCCGCCCGCTCGACGACATGATCGCCGGCGCGCGCGTCGACGTGGCGCCCTACAAGCAGGACGCCATGGACTTCGTGCTGTGGAAGCCGTCCAAGCCCGGCGAGCCGGGCTGGGCTTCCCCGGCCGGCATCGCGGTGAACGGGCGTCCGGGCTGGCACATCGAATGCTCCGCCATGAGCTGGAAGCATCTGGGCGAGACTTTCGACATTCATGGCGGCGGCATCGACCTTGTGTTCCCGCACCATGAGAACGAGGTCGCGCAGTCGCGCTGCGCCTTCCACTCCGGGCTGATGGCCAAGGTGTGGATGCATAACGGCTTCCTGCAGGTGGAAGGCGAGAAGATGTCGAAGTCGCTCGGCAACTTCACCACCATCCGCGACCTGCTGAATGACTGGCCGGGCGACGTGCTGCGCCTCAACATGCTCAAGACCCATTACCGCCAGCCGATCGACTGGACGGTGAAGGGGCTGGAGGAGAGCGCCAAGACGCTGGAACAGTGGTTCGACGCGGCGGCGGACGATGCCTATCCGCGCCCGGCTCCGGCCGTGCTGGAGGCGCTGGCGGATGATCTCAACACGCCGAAGGCGATCGCCGAGCTGCACGGGCTGAAGGACCACGCCGGCAAGAAGGCGCTGGCGGGCACGCTGGCGTTTCTCGGCTTCACGCCCGGTCCGCTGCGCGAATGGTCGGCCTCCCGCGCCCCGGCGCTTTCCATCTCCGCGGCCGAAATCGAGGCGCGAATCGCCGAGCGCATCGAGGCCCGCCGCAACCGCGACTGGGCGGCCTCCGACCGCATCCGTGACGAGCTGCTCGCGCAGGGCGTCGCGGTGAAGGACAACAAGGACGGCACGACGAGCTGGGAGCCGAAGCGGTGAGTGCCGCCAAGGCCCCAGCCGCCGCGCTGCGGCCCTTCCTGCCGGCGGATACGTCGGCGCTCGCCTCCCTGATGCGCGACTCCATCTTCGCGCTGACGGGGGACGATTATGACGAGGACCAGCAGGATGCCTGGGCCGCCGTCACCGAGGACGAGGCCGCGCTCGCCGCGCGCTTCGGTGCCGCGCTCACGCTGGTGGCGACGCGCGAGGGCGAGCCGGTCGGCTTCCTCGCGCTCACCGACAACAAGGTGATCGACCTGCTCTATGTCCACCCGGAAGTGGTGGGCGAGGGCGTCGGCGCGCTGCTCTGCGACGCCGCGGAAAAGCTCGCCACCGCGCGCGGCGCGACCAGCCTGACGGTCGATGCCAGCGACACCGCGCTCGGCTTCTTCCAGAAGCGCGGATTCGTGCCCAAGAGCCGCAACACCGTGCAGCGCGGCGGCGTGTGGCTGGGCACCACGACGATGGAAAAGCTCCTCACCGCCGGCGACGCCCCGCTGCATTGAGGGGCGCGGGCGCCATGCCGATGAAGTGCCTTCGGCGGGTCTTTGCGCTGGATCCCGGCTCGGCGCTCCGGCTTCGCCTGCGCTGGGCCGGGACACGGGCTTGACCGACAGCGCTCCCCGTTTCCCGGACAAGCCGCGCTCACCATGTTCCGTTTCCCGGCCACTGCGACACGGAGAGCAGGGATCGTCGGTGGCTTCGCGACACACGCGATCCCGGATCGGCCTTGCGGCCGTCCGGGATGACGCCAACTCTCACCTCGCGCCGTCATGGCCGGGCTTGCCCCGGCCATCCCTCACGCGGCGGGGCGCGCGGCCCCGCCAAATCCCGTCAATGCCAGGTGTCAGGGCGTCTTGGCCGCCAGCAGGGCGTCGGTGGCATCCGACGACAGGCCGTTCAGCGTGGTGAGCGGGATGGAGAGCGGCTTGGTGCTGGCCGACAGCCGGGTGAGATCGAACCGCGTATAGTTCAGCCCGCCATAGGTGCGGAGATAGAGCGTGCTGCGGTTGAGATCGGTCAGCGCCGTCCAGGAGGTGTACTCGCTGGTGAAGGGCGGCGAATCCTTGGTGGCGACGGCGGCGATGCCTTCATTGCCACCGGAATTGGTGTCGATGGTGATGTTCTTCGGCCGGTCGAAATTGTTCATGATGTGCGCGAGCGTGCGCACCGCATCGTCGGGCGCGGCGACCTTCTCGGCATATTGCGAATAATACACCGCGCGCACGAAGCGGCCGACCGAGGTGTTCGAGGCCGGCAGACCGGCGGTGGCGATGCCGGAATCGGGCTGCGCCACCTTCAGCGCGCCGAACGCGCCGCTCGACTGGTCGACATTGCTGAGGAAGGTGTAATTGTCGAGATTGGTCAGGTGCCAGGTGAATTCCGGGCCGTTGGTCATCACCCCGACCGGGTTGTCGTAGACGGCCTGCTTGCCATTGGCGAACTCGACCACGATCGAGGCGCCGCTGCGGTCGTGCAGCACGTAATGGAAGGGCGACTTGGCGTTGCCGAGCACGGCGAGCGGAGCGAGCAGCACCGGCTGGGCGGCGAGCGCGGCCTTCACCTCGGCGACGCTCTGGAACTGGCCGAGCGTCCACGAGCCGAGATCGATGGCGGAGAGCGCCGCCTTGGTCTTCGAGAAGGAATCCGACGGACCCGCCGCGCCGGCAAAGGCCAGGAGGCTGAAGGTCAGGCCCTTCTCGTTGAAGCCCTCGACGATCTTGAGATCATCCAGCGACCCGTCCGGCACGGTGACGGCGAGGACGCGGTACTTGGTGGTGTAGTCGAGCGCAGCCGCGCCCGCCGTGGCCACCGAGCTGTAGCGCTGGCCGGCCGGCACATAGGCGACCCGGTAGGGCAGCTCCATCGCCAGTTCGAGCGTGCGGCCGAAATACACGCCGCCATTGGCGTCGCGGTAAATCAGGGAGGTGCAGGCCTGAGCTGCCGGCGCGAGCGCGAGGCTCAGGGCCAAGGTGATCGGTCCAACGGCACGGCGCAGGCGACGAAAACGGGTCATGGGCATCCAGGGAAAAGGCACGCCGGTATTGACGTAGCGTGCACCCTAGGCTGCGCGCGCGGCCTTGGATAGCCCCACGCGCCGGCCGTACCCCCTCACATCCGGCCGAGCACGCGCTCCTCGGTGGCGCCGTGCAGCTCGCCCTCGGGCACGCCAGCGACGGCCGTGGTCAGCTTGATGAGGGCGGCGCGCACGCTGTGGGCGACCTCCAGCGTCACCGGCCTCGACACATTGACGAAGCCGGTGGACTGCATGTGGTCGAACAGCGCCAGCAGCGGGTCCCAGAAGCCGGCGATGTTCAGTACCATGACCGGCTTGCGGTGGCGGTTGAGCTGCACCCAGGTGAGCTGCTCGACCAGTTCCTCCAGCGTGCCGATGCCGCCGGGCAGGGCGATGAAGGCATCCGCCCGCTCGAACATCAGCCGCTTGCGCTCATGCATGTCCTGCGTGACGACCAGCTCGTGGGCGTGCTCGAAGGCCTGCTCATTGCCGATCAGGAAATCCGGGATGATGCCGGTGACCTTGCCGCCGGCTTCCGCGCAGGCGCGGGCGGTGGCGCCCATCAGCCCCACGCCGCCGCCGCC
Above is a window of Ancylobacter sp. WKF20 DNA encoding:
- a CDS encoding methyl-accepting chemotaxis protein; this encodes MSFKNLPVMLKISSLVLFLGLCAMGGSLFSARLMGDLRSALDRTMQEDAGFIQLARLSRQLVDLERAAYKLAVAVSESAVKTADAEITQITQLIDTRATDAIALLPHLEEPINDIRQRTATALKTHCDAMFQLARVSLDDASIVKAGQMMVDDCEPALNAVVAANAKLIDEAVAANKAAARELDASIAANIQLLLIGMGSVVLVLLVISFLVSRYAIARPIARQIAVMDALRRDDLAVTVPDADRKDEVGQIAKALEIFRRALVKAEEVRQQSAGQEERNAQRLKAEREAIASDFEAKMGSLATAFSSSSREVSEAARGLSNSAEETTRQAQAVSQAAGSASTNVQTVAASTEEMNASVQEIGIQIDHAAGIARQASEATAQTHSDIRELSRAAAQIGEVVELITSIASQTNLLALNATIEAARAGDMGKGFAVVASEVKELAAQTAKATEVIGGKINEIQSVTQRTVGSIEKIVTIITDIREATSAISSAIEEQGAATREIAVNTQHAAQSTGGVNDNIAGVGRAAEMTGAASTQMMSLSNSLASQASSLQDEVQRFVTNLRAG
- a CDS encoding 3-deoxy-7-phosphoheptulonate synthase class II, translated to MSDRWTPDSWRAKPIQQVPEYPDATVLASVERQLASFPPLVFAGEARRLKRELAKVAKGEAFLLQGGDCAESFAEHSADNIRDFFRVFLQMAVVLTYAGASPVVKVGRIAGQFAKPRSTPMETVNGVELPSYRGDIVNDIEFTPEGRVPDPRRQLEAYRQSAATLNLLRAFANGGYASLGNAHQWMLGFIKDSPQSGRYQALADRITEALDFMRAIGIDPETHPEMRSTDFFTSHEALLLGYEQALTRVDSTTGDWYATSGHMIWIGDRTRQADHAHLEYARGVKNPVGLKCGPSLKPDDMLRLIDMLNPQNEAGRLTLIARFGADKVGDHLPALVRAVEREGRTVVWSCDPMHGNTIKAGSGYKTRPFDQILKEVKDFFAVHAAEGTYAGGVHLEMTGKNVTECTGGARAISDADLKDRYHTYCDPRLNAEQAIEMAFLVAELLKQERAGRVRPVTEAAE
- a CDS encoding NAD+ synthase, producing MSSEPADQLLIALAQLNPTVGDVAGNLAMAREARARAAEQGADLLVLTELFIAGYPPEDLVLKPAFQAACRTAVEQLASDTSDGGPAVLIGAPWLDAGKLYNAVLLLEEGRIAAIRYKVDLPNYGPFDEKRVFVPGPMPGPIAFKGVRIGVPVCEDIWSQDVIECLAETGAELLLIPNGSPYRRTVYDERMNVAVARVVESGLPLAYVNQIGGQDELVFDGGSFVLNADRSLAIQLPNFQERIRITRWERWADGWRCEEGARAPLLTGDEADYAACVIGLRDYVEKNRFPGVVLGLSGGIDSAICAAMAVDALGAERVHCVMLPYRYTSNESLSDAAAVAEALGVRYDIVPIADGVEALEGTLAPMFAGRARDVTEENLQSRVRGTLLMSISNKFGAMVVTTGNKSEMSTGYATLYGDMNGGYNPIKDLYKSQVFRLCRLRNGWKPAHALGPDGPVMPENIITKPPTAELRENQKDEDSLPPYEVLDAILERLVERELPVAEIVAQGYDAALVARVERMLNIAEYKRRQAAPGVKVTTRNFGRDRRYPITNRFRETA
- a CDS encoding glutamate--tRNA ligase; protein product: MTPPVLRFAPSPTGLLHVGNARTALYNALFARREGGTFILRYDDTDTARSTEAFAEAIARDMAWLGLVPDRVEYQSRRLDRYDAAIERLKAAGRLYPAYETEEELETRRLSRRRRGLPPTYDRAALKLSQEDRARLEAEGRRPHWRFRLDGRKVVWTDLVRGEQAVDTATLSDPVLVRADGSYLYTLTSVVDDIEMGVTHVVRGEDHVTNTGVQIEIIEALAGNVPVFGHHNLLTLPSGEGLSKRLGHLSLTALREEGQEALAVAALAMLTGTSLAVEAVADLDALAERLDFAKISRAPARFDPADLDTLTAQTLHALPYAAVTDRLAALGVGGGEAFWLAVRGNLARLADAAGWWRVVEGPLAPVIAPEDAEFLAQAAELLPPEPWDEGVYAAFLAVMKPASGRAGKALFHPLRLALTGASSGPELKALLPLIGRARAEARLKGETA
- a CDS encoding DUF2865 domain-containing protein, which translates into the protein MMLRFPRPRAVLSAVLGPMAALTVLAGSALAQDLPPGAVGGGAPPGDRSVCIRLEGQLAALDRGGSTGQPDVGAQIAQLQQGLADLTAQGRQLGCDKRGFLIFQPQLPPQCDALNRRIAQTRTQLDRTMMQQRGDQGGTDEQRRQLVYALAQNNCGAQYQAALGQPQGGYGNAPQQRRAPRNLFEQLFGVPRNLDEEAGPLDVQPLEMPKVSTYRTVCVRTCDGFFFPVSFAATPAKFGSDEAQCQRQCPGTEARLFAYRNPGEDIEQAVGTNGQPYMSLPNALLYKKQFVAACSCRPAGMSWAQALSQEDDPTLRKGDIVVTEDASREMAQPRPATPAAPAKKP